In the Topomyia yanbarensis strain Yona2022 chromosome 3, ASM3024719v1, whole genome shotgun sequence genome, one interval contains:
- the LOC131694258 gene encoding peptidoglycan-recognition protein LC isoform X2 has protein sequence MAKAKTQLNNASPAPDSATQSSSVPVNYPSNISDSVNQVVDKSDSGSSQNISISSINENDNNDSSTFESSDSECDDEQIKKAIERIPNALQPGGQLVQNGMLSINNENGSPTSNRGPNIGSIAVQNSSDITFGNKTYIKGQVVIKNIYHDRQNGIVNEGYQGGNETDGALGITKQKTDLNEPPSWRTSLKTIIRDKPLLSVTILVTLMLVITTIVIVTYLATSTGKTILKPHYGDGDDDRAHVPPDTGIDQDFLPDAKPLRIVTRNEWLAQPPKETLALLKLPVHKVIIAHTASEGCTTQTACAYRVRFIQETHMASEDIGDDIGYNFLIGGDGNVYEGRGWLTIGAYLRGQNSKSEGIAFIGDYQHLQPTRTQFDALDSLLMNGTKSGYLVDNFKLYGARQWQPTYSPGNILYERLQKHPHWSDELVD, from the exons ATGGCTAAAGCGAAAACGCAACTAAACAATGCATCACCTGCCCCAGATTCCGCCACGCAGTCTTCTTCTGTTCCAGTGAACTACCCCAGTAATATTAGTGATAGTGTAAATCAAGTTGTAGATAAGAGCGATAGTGGTAGCAGTCAAAACATATCAATATCCTCAATAAATGAGAATGACAACAACGATTCGAGTACCTTCGAGAGCAGCGACAGTGAGTGTGACGATGAACAGATTAAGAAGGCTATCGAGCGAATTCCCAACGCACTTCAGCCGGGCGGACAGTTGGTGCAGAATGGTATGCTGTCCATAAACAACGAAAACGGTTCGCCGACCTCCAACCGGGGGCCTAACATCGGCAGTATAGCAGTTCAAAACTCGTCGGACATTACGTTCGGCAACAAGACCTACATTAAGGGACAGGTTGTGATCAAAAATATTTACCATGATAGACAGAATGGGATAGTTAATGAAGGATATCAGGGAGGCAATGAAACGGATGGTGCACTAGGGATTACAAAGCAAAAGACAG ATCTCAACGAACCTCCATCGTGGCGCACTAGTCTAAAAACCATTATCAGGGACAAACCATTATTGAGTGTGACAATTCTCGTCACCCTAATGCTCGTCATAACTACCATCGTGATCGTAACATACTTGGCCACGTCAACAGGTAAAACTATATTAAAACCTCACTACGGCGATGGCGACGATGACCGGGCGCATGTCCCTCCAGATACTGGCATAG ATCAAGACTTCTTACCAGATGCGAAGCCGCTCCGAATAGTCACACGGAACGAATGGTTGGCACAACCGCCGAAAGAAACCTTAGCTCTACTTAAACTACCAGTGCATAAAGTTATCATCGCTCATACGGCCAGCGAGGGATGTACTACTCAG ACAGCGTGTGCTTATCGCGTACGGTTTATTCAAGAGACGCACATGGCATCGGAGGATATTGGGGATGATATTGGCTACAATTTTCTAATCGGCGGAGATGGCAACGTTTACGAAGGTCGTGGATGGCTTACTATAGGGGCTTATCTCAGAG GTCAAAACTCGAAAAGCGAAGGAATTGCATTTATCGGTGACTATCAGCATTTACAACCTACACGAACACAGTTTGATGCGCTAGATAGTTTGTTGATGAATGGCACCAAAAGTGGATATTTGGTGGATAACTTCAAACTGTATGGTGCACGACAATGGCAACCAACTTACAGCCCTGGTAATATACTTTACGAACGGTTGCAAAAACATCCACACTGGAGCGACGAACTAGTTGATTGA
- the LOC131694258 gene encoding peptidoglycan-recognition protein LC isoform X5, whose product MAKAKTQLNNASPAPDSATQSSSVPVNYPSNISDSVNQVVDKSDSGSSQNISISSINENDNNDSSTFESSDSECDDEQIKKAIERIPNALQPGGQLVQNGMLSINNENGSPTSNRGPNIGSIAVQNSSDITFGNKTYIKGQVVIKNIYHDRQNGIVNEGYQGGNETDGALGITKQKTDLNEPPSWRTSLKTIIRDKPLLSVTILVTLMLVITTIVIVTYLATSTDQDFLPDAKPLRIVTRNEWLAQPPKETLALLKLPVHKVIIAHTASEGCTTQTACAYRVRFIQETHMASEDIGDDIGYNFLIGGDGNVYEGRGWLTIGAYLRGQNSKSEGIAFIGDYQHLQPTRTQFDALDSLLMNGTKSGYLVDNFKLYGARQWQPTYSPGNILYERLQKHPHWSDELVD is encoded by the exons ATGGCTAAAGCGAAAACGCAACTAAACAATGCATCACCTGCCCCAGATTCCGCCACGCAGTCTTCTTCTGTTCCAGTGAACTACCCCAGTAATATTAGTGATAGTGTAAATCAAGTTGTAGATAAGAGCGATAGTGGTAGCAGTCAAAACATATCAATATCCTCAATAAATGAGAATGACAACAACGATTCGAGTACCTTCGAGAGCAGCGACAGTGAGTGTGACGATGAACAGATTAAGAAGGCTATCGAGCGAATTCCCAACGCACTTCAGCCGGGCGGACAGTTGGTGCAGAATGGTATGCTGTCCATAAACAACGAAAACGGTTCGCCGACCTCCAACCGGGGGCCTAACATCGGCAGTATAGCAGTTCAAAACTCGTCGGACATTACGTTCGGCAACAAGACCTACATTAAGGGACAGGTTGTGATCAAAAATATTTACCATGATAGACAGAATGGGATAGTTAATGAAGGATATCAGGGAGGCAATGAAACGGATGGTGCACTAGGGATTACAAAGCAAAAGACAG ATCTCAACGAACCTCCATCGTGGCGCACTAGTCTAAAAACCATTATCAGGGACAAACCATTATTGAGTGTGACAATTCTCGTCACCCTAATGCTCGTCATAACTACCATCGTGATCGTAACATACTTGGCCACGTCAACAG ATCAAGACTTCTTACCAGATGCGAAGCCGCTCCGAATAGTCACACGGAACGAATGGTTGGCACAACCGCCGAAAGAAACCTTAGCTCTACTTAAACTACCAGTGCATAAAGTTATCATCGCTCATACGGCCAGCGAGGGATGTACTACTCAG ACAGCGTGTGCTTATCGCGTACGGTTTATTCAAGAGACGCACATGGCATCGGAGGATATTGGGGATGATATTGGCTACAATTTTCTAATCGGCGGAGATGGCAACGTTTACGAAGGTCGTGGATGGCTTACTATAGGGGCTTATCTCAGAG GTCAAAACTCGAAAAGCGAAGGAATTGCATTTATCGGTGACTATCAGCATTTACAACCTACACGAACACAGTTTGATGCGCTAGATAGTTTGTTGATGAATGGCACCAAAAGTGGATATTTGGTGGATAACTTCAAACTGTATGGTGCACGACAATGGCAACCAACTTACAGCCCTGGTAATATACTTTACGAACGGTTGCAAAAACATCCACACTGGAGCGACGAACTAGTTGATTGA
- the LOC131694256 gene encoding uncharacterized protein LOC131694256 — protein sequence MNNCRLGHVLDSREGRENEPIAAKTRLGWFHRSYHICACNKGNDDDLPSAVKEYFALDSMGIVSPRKILQSKEDERALHLLEKCTTLKNGRYESGFLWKYNDVRLPNSRAMALMRTKCLEKRMVRDPDLADALKSKISEYEQKGYIRKLTLVERKIPRSRVWYLPIFPVVNPNKPNKIRIVWDAAAEVRGISLNSQLLKGPDLLNSLVSVLYKFREYKIAVTGDICEMFHQVKMNENDQHCQRFFWPAEVPGEEPLEYVMTVLSFDATCSPATTEYCMNLNAQRFVNELPEAVETITKQHYVDDMLTSVEQAEQAVKLAKDVHHIHLQAGFEIRNWHSNSDYVLKRLDADHTAAISLNINAGTAIEKILGMWWDTRADCFTFKLSPRHDTGLLSGQTAPTKRELLRTLMTIFDPLGLIANFLMYLKVLLQEVWRSGVGWDEKITGNLLDKWKIWLRVLQEVQSVSVPRCYRKRTSASDETTTIELHTFVDANESGYAAVSYFRFEEGDDIECAIASAKTRVAPLKYVTIPRLELQAAVLGTRLAKNIAEQHNRPIEKRYFYTDSKDVMHWLNSDHRRYSQFVAARVSEILDSTTTTEWYWISTKLNVADEGTKWQKLPDLSPNSRWFRSPEFMWTKKVNWPTNCTSFGSMDEELRSSILHHSVCASTVEWKRFSNWSRLLRSMAWIQRYLSNLQRKVRHGSLQYGALSRDELKLAEMCIYRLAQKEMFPKDYCLAETSFTTSVRKPLVEKGQLYKLHPVMDEYQVLRIPGRIDECKFASDSVKRPIFLPRQHYITTLVLHDLHKRYHHQNHQTVLNELKQKYHIPQVRTQYDRVKRNCQLCKIRKATPQPPMMGSLPAARLAAYARPFSYIGVDYFGPQQVLVGRRVEKRWGVLITCLTVRAIHVEIAHTLTTDSCIMAIRNFMCRRGIPLEIYSDRGTNFIGADRELKNVLETVDQDHMVKVFTTGSTRWNFNPPASPHMGGSWERLIQSVKKGLMQIKPQRLPTDEIFRNMLMEIEMVVNSRPLTYVAADNESLSALTPNHFLLGTSNGVKPLVLYDDSADTLRKTWKMSQVYANIFWKRWLTEYLPTITRRTKWFQPVKPIQTGDIVVVVDPALPRNCWPKGRVVSVSHSKDGQVRRAVIQTSGGMMERPAVKIAVLDVGST from the coding sequence ATGAATAATTGTCGACTTGGACATGTACTGGATAGCAGAGAGGGCAGAGAAAATGAGCCAATAGCTGCTAAAACTAGACTGGGCTGGTTTCATCGTTCGTACCATATTTGCGCATGTAATAAAGGTAATGATGATGATCTACCCTCAGCTGTTAAAGAATATTTTGCTTTGGACAGTATGGGGATCGTATCACCTCGAAAGATTCTGCAATCAAAGGAAGACGAGCGTGCCCTACACCTTCTCGAAAAATGCACCACACTTAAAAATGGGAGATATGAGAGCGGATTCCTATGGAAGTATAACGACGTCCGACTACCAAACTCTAGAGCGATGGCACTCATGAGAACCAAATGTCTCGAAAAAAGAATGGTTCGCGATCCAGATTTAGCTGATGCGCTCAAGTCAAAAATATCAGAGTATGAGCAAAAGGGCTATATACGAAAGTTAACGCTGGTGGAACGGAAAATACCTCGTAGCCGAGTATGGTATCTACCGATTTTTCCTGTCGTTAACCCAAATAAACCAAACAAGATCCGTATTGTTTGGGATGCGGCAGCAGAGGTTCGTGGAATATCGTTGAACTCCCAATTGTTGAAAGGCCCTGACCTACTGAACTCGCTAGTCTCAGTGCTATACAAGTTTCGAGAATATAAAATCGCCGTTACGGGGGACATATGCGAAATGTTTCATCAAGTGAAGATGAACGAAAACGATCAACATTGCCAGAGATTTTTCTGGCCCGCTGAAGTCCCGGGAGAAGAACCGCTCGAATATGTTATGACAGTGCTGAGTTTCGATGCTACATGCTCCCCAGCAACTACCGAATACTGCATGAATCTAAACGCCCAGCGATTCGTCAATGAACTCCCAGAAGCGGTAGAAACCATCACGAAGCAGCATTATGTTGATGATATGTTGACAAGTGTGGAGCAAGCTGAACAGGCTGTAAAGTTGGCAAAAGACGTCCATCACATTCATCTACAAGCAGGGTTCGAGATAAGAAACTGGCACTCGAACTCCGACTATGTATTAAAACGACTGGACGCCGACCACACCGCTGCAATAAGCCTCAACATAAATGCAGGGACAgccattgaaaaaattcttggaATGTGGTGGGATACAAGGGCAGATTGTTTCACCTTCAAGCTATCACCACGCCATGATACTGGTCTGCTTTCGGGACAAACTGCTCCAACAAAACGTGAACTCCTTCGGACTCTAATGACCATATTCGACCCACTGGGGTTAATCGCCAATTTTCTTATGTATCTTAAAGTGCTCTTACAAGAAGTGTGGCGGTCAGGAGTGGGCTGGGATGAAAAAATAACGGGAAATCTCCTGGATAAATGGAAAATATGGCTACGAGTACTTCAAGAAGTGCAATCGGTATCTGTACCTAGGTGCTACCGGAAACGCACATCAGCATCCGATGAAACTACTACAATTGAACTCCACACCTTTGTGGATGCGAACGAGAGCGGTTATGCTGCAGTATCATACTTCAGGTTCGAGGAGGGCGATGATATAGAGTGCGCAATCGCGTCAGCCAAAACACGCGTAGCTCCACTCAAGTACGTGACTATTCCACGACTCGAGCTACAGGCCGCAGTCCTAGGAACTCGACTCGCTAAGAACATCGCTGAGCAACATAACCGGCCGATTGAAAAGCGCTACTTTTATACGGACTCAAAAGATGTCATGCACTGGCTGAATTCGGACCACCGTCGGTACAGTCAGTTTGTGGCTGCACGTGTTAGTGAAATACTTGACTCTACTACAACAACCGAATGGTACTGGATTTCGACGAAGCTTAACGTCGCAGACGAAGGCACAAAGTGGCAAAAATTGCCTGATCTCTCACCAAACAGTCGCTGGTTCCGGAGTCCTGAGTTCATGTGGACGAAAAAAGTAAATTGGCCAACTAACTGTACTAGCTTCGGATCGATGGACGAAGAACTTCGTTCTAGTATCCTACACCACAGCGTTTGCGCATCGACCGTGGAGTGGAAACGATTCTCGAACTGGAGCCGATTATTGCGCTCGATGGCATGGATTCAACGATATCTATCAAATCTTCAGCGGAAAGTGAGGCATGGTAGCCTCCAGTATGGTGCTTTATCCCGTGATGAGCTGAAGCTGGCCGAAATGTGCATCTATCGCTTGGCACAGAAAGAAATGTTCCCGAAGGACTATTGCCTAGCAGAAACATCCTTTACAACAAGTGTGCGAAAACCTCTTGTCGAAAAAGGCCAGCTGTACAAATTACATCCTGTAATGGACGAATATCAAGTTTTGCGTATTCCTGGACGCATAGACGAATGCAAATTTGCTAGTGATTCTGTAAAACGGCCAATATTCTTACCCCGACAGCACTACATAACTACACTCGTACTTCATGATCTGCATAAGCGCTATCATCATCAAAATCATCAAACCGTGCTAAACGAGCTGAAGCAAAAATACCACATTCCTCAAGTACGCACACAATATGATCGCGTAAAACGGAACTGCCAGCTATGTAAAATACGCAAAGCAACGCCACAACCTCCAATGATGGGTAGCCTACCAGCAGCCAGATTAGCAGCCTACGCACGACCGTTTTCGTACATAGGCGTAGACTACTTTGGACCACAGCAAGTGTTAGTAGGTCGCCGTGTCGAAAAACGATGGGGCGTGCTAATAACGTGCCTCACCGTGCGCGCCATCCACGTTGAAATAGCACACACTCTCACGACGGACTCCTGTATCATGGCCATCCGTAATTTCATGTGCAGAAGAGGAATCCCACTTGAAATTTATAGCGACCGAGGAACCAATTTCATCGGTGCCGATAGGGAGCTAAAAAATGTGTTGGAAACTGTAGATCAAGATCATATGGTAAAAGTTTTTACAACAGGTTCAACACGCTGGAATTTCAATCCACCTGCCTCCCCCCATATGGGGGGGAGCTGGGAACGGCTGATCCAATCCGTGAAGAAAGGACTCATGCAGATCAAGCCACAAAGACTACCAACAGACGAGATTTTTCGGAACATGCTGATGGAAATTGAGATGGTCGTGAACTCTAGACCCCTGACATACGTAGCAGCCGACAATGAATCCTTATCAGCACTAACGCCAAACCATTTTCTCCTGGGAACATCAAATGGTGTCAAACCACTTGTGCTGTACGACGACAGCGCAGACACCTTACGCAAAACTTGGAAAATGTCTCAAGTGTACGCTAACATTTTTTGGAAACGTTGGCTAACGGAATATCTCCCCACCATTACGCGCAGAACGAAGTGGTTCCAGCCAGTGAAGCCTATCCAAACGGGTGATATCGTCGTTGTCGTGGATCCTGCATTACCGAGGAACTGCTGGCCGAAAGGTCGAGTGGTGTCTGTTTCCCACTCGAAGGATGGACAAGTACGCAGAGCCGTAATTCAAACATCAGGGGGGATGATGGAGCGACCCGCAGTGAAGATTGCCGTTCTGGACGTCGGATCAACATAG
- the LOC131694257 gene encoding uncharacterized protein LOC131694257, with protein MAPKKVSKFQDKIDPPPDASCRKCNSPDNSRMVQCDDCNEWYHYSCVMVDEGIADYDWSCDECVTKKAQPTGTSTPVSSNEQELAVTIVDESSVVDPKPNIAKVGNNAIIPSTGDTELTSSLAEKEENLNLRKEIKELRLMFEMQRTEFVRHIGLLEEQKNASINEQLYKCKEQWSKREHQLEKEIALLKRQSLPASVPKANGGTKSDSPSKRTAKDRERRLIALKERQALEKKHLEEQLELMEEPSSESDLAGEEEEDNNSKQKVHEWLKTQSPPGSSVVHSSNVCTDILSATFTKKTNSYRQTACHLPTLSKNQLAARQAVAKDLPIFSGDPEDWPLFFATFESSTAMCGYSHEENMFRLRRCLKDKAFDATRSLLLHPANVNTVISTLKTLFGRPNHIVGSMIQKIREIPPPEKLNTMINFGVSVQNLCATIQACELDEYNYNVTLLQELEEKLPPTIKLSWALTRKPLQKVNLTTFNEWLKTIVEAACEVTTPDMTLGCIGKTEKKKTHGFLNVHSECSSQNACESAIKDCVVCNGDCETVDNCKRFLAMSVDSRWKVLRACKLCRRCLKKHFTSCDVKDPCGHNGCSFLHHKLLHNEQAQGRSVPTIILFHRRKSLLQYSS; from the coding sequence ATGGCACCAAAGAAAGTCAGCAAGTTTCAGGACAAGATTGACCCACCACCGGATGCGAGTTGTAGAAAATGCAATTCTCCAGATAATAGCAGGATGGTGCAGTGCGACGACTGCAACGAATGGTATCACTACAGTTGCGTAATGGTAGATGAAGGGATCGCTGATTACGACTGGAGCTGTGACGAATGCGTGACTAAAAAAGCCCAGCCAACAGGAACCTCAACCCCAGTCTCCTCCAATGAACAGGAACTGGCTGTTACTATCGTAGATGAATCGTCCGTGGTCGACCCTAAACCAAACATAGCTAAAGTTGGAAATAATGCTATAATTCCTAGTACCGGAGACACAGAGCTGACGTCATCGCTTgcggaaaaagaagaaaatctcAACCTCCGCAAAGAAATCAAAGAGTTACGTCTCATGTTCGAGATGCAGCGTACCGAGTTTGTGCGACATATCGGTCTCCTAGAAGAGCAAAAAAACGCTTCGATTAACGAACAACTCTATAAGTGCAAGGAACAATGGAGCAAACGTGAACATCAGCTCGAAAAAGAGATCGCACTATTGAAAAGGCAGAGCCTGCCTGCATCTGTTCCAAAAGCGAACGGAGGGACAAAATCTGATTCGCCATCAAAACGTACGGCCAAAGACCGGGAGCGGCGCCTCATTGCTTTGAAGGAACGACAAGCGTTAGAAAAAAAGCATCTCGAAGAGCAACTCGAGCTGATGGAAGAACCCAGCAGCGAAAGCGATCTCGCAGGCGAAGAAGAAGAGGATAATAACAGTAAGCAAAAAGTTCATGAGTGGCTGAAGACCCAATCTCCTCCCGGTTCATCCGTAGTTCACTCGAGTAACGTCTGCACTGATATACTATCGGCgacttttacaaaaaaaacgaaCAGCTATCGCCAAACGGCATGCCACCTTCCAACCCTTTCGAAGAACCAGCTAGCGGCACGTCAAGCTGTAGCCAAAGATTTACCAATCTTCTCTGGAGACCCCGAGGATTGGCCCTTGTTCTTCGCAACGTTCGAAAGTAGCACCGCAATGTGCGGATACAGCCATGAAGAAAACATGTTTCGTCTGAGACGCTGTTTAAAAGACAAAGCCTTCGATGCGACGCGAAGCCTGCTGCTGCACCCAGCCAACGTTAATACGGTAATAAGCACACTTAAAACCTTGTTTGGAAGACCGAACCACATAGTCGGAAGCATGATTCAGAAAATTCGAGAAATCCCACCACCCGAGAAGTTAAATACAATGATTAACTTCGGAGTTTCAGTACAAAATCTATGCGCAACTATTCAAGCATGTGAGCTCGACGAATACAACTATAACGTAACGCTGCTTCAAGAGCTAGAAGAAAAACTTCCACCAACAATTAAGCTCAGTTGGGCGCTAACACGAAAACCCCTTCAAAAGGTTAATCTTACAACTTTCAACGAATGGCTGAAAACAATTGTAGAAGCAGCTTGCGAAGTTACAACTCCGGACATGACACTCGGATGCATTGGGAAGACAGAGAAGAAGAAAACCCATGGATTCTTAAACGTCCATTCTGAGTGCTCGTCACAAAATGCGTGTGAATCGGCGATTAAAGATTGCGTGGTTTGTAATGGGGATTGTGAGACAGTTGACAACTGTAAACGATTTCTGGCGATGAGTGTTGATTCACGATGGAAAGTCCTGAGAGCCTGCAAACTTTGTCGTAGGTGTCTAAAAAAACACTTCACATCATGCGATGTCAAAGATCCATGCGGACATAACGGTTGTTCATTTCTACACCACAAACTATTACATAATGAACAAGCACAAGGCCGCAGTGTCCCCACTATCATCCTCTTCCACAGACGTAAATCATTGCTGCAATATTCATCGTAG
- the LOC131687947 gene encoding uncharacterized protein LOC131687947 yields the protein MIKKIFGNPTLKFWLYFVKEQADYFKETVLKIESDNISAIDVAFHLDELRGNIMLRKDEHYLSPDVEAEKTQVIKNGGLKESRINQIISSFLDTANDYLGEWSEQFEQIRTFRWVSMRTVPIWNEINNTMKDISERFNFDLNVNSSKVFCQYGFIKTYCSSDKITAWNKCKTPTEERWVQVFRHMETEQVPYLEFSQNVSNDE from the exons ATGATTAAAAAGATTTTCGGCAATCCAACGTTGAAGTTTTGGCTCTATTTTGTTAAAGAACAG GCCGACTATTTTAAGGAAACAGTCCTCAAGATTGAGAGTGACAACATCTCGGCGATCGACGTCGCATTTCATTTAGATGAGTTGAGAGGAAACATCATGCTTCGGAAAGATGAACATTATTTGAGTCCGGATGTGGAAGCCGAGAAAACTCAAGTTATCAAGAATGGGGGGCTGAAAGAATCTCGTATCAATCAAATAATATCAAGTTTCTTAG ACACAGCTAATGATTATCTTGGCGAATGGAGCGAACAATTTGAACAGATACGAACGTTTCGTTGGGTATCAATGCGAACCGTCCCAATATGGAATGAAATTAACAACACGATGAAAGATATTTCGGAAAGATTTAATTTTGATCTGAATGTGAACTCGTCTAAGGTGTTCTGCCAATATGGCTTTATTAAAACGTACTGTTCGTCAGATAAAATAACTGCATGGAACAAGTGCAAAACGCCTACAGAAGAGCGTTGGGTGCAGGTATTTCGACACATGGAAACAGAACAAGTTCCTTATTTGGAGTTTTCTC AAAACGTGAGTAACGATGAATAA